From one Oncorhynchus keta strain PuntledgeMale-10-30-2019 chromosome 30, Oket_V2, whole genome shotgun sequence genomic stretch:
- the LOC118363781 gene encoding zinc finger protein 732-like isoform X2 — protein sequence MSETSVLHQRISSVMDILASAAVTEICKLVEDCCGALSVEVFQSKEQIKMLEKQLSLTESRYRSVSGIEGQTSVTCGSSRTNSPSGNSPAADAEDEDFQQFIVSEEEFPPEQQHYKQEWSPSLGKYNWNPIQIKEEQGEFSIIQEEEDSVFTPAWVKSDYDQYSTQSSQTQSEEYKDRMASTEQIKAEPKEDDSSETTSDSHPQGKLKKTWTEKGQSLNGRKSMDLKSPVQRSSHTEDKSFCCSDCGECFAQMGTLDSHMRTHTRDKSYHCQDCDKVFTRIDCFKLHMKAHTGEKPHRCGECGKCFSQVGYLNYHIKTHTGEKPHRCHDCGKCFFRVGELTLHRRIHTGEKPHRCQPNMTQKTDRFLLHK from the exons ATGTCGGAGACGAGTGTTTTGCATCAACGGATAAGCTCCGTCATGGACATTCTAGCCTCCGCTGCCGTGACAGAGATTTGCAAATTAGTAGAGGATTGCTGTGGAGCGTTAAGTGTAGAAGTCTTTCAAAGCAAAGAGCAAATCAAAATGCTAGAGAAGCAACTAAGCCTGACTGAGTCGAGGTACAGGTCGGTGAGTGGCATAGAAGGGCAGACGTCTGTTACCTGTGGTTCATCAAGAACCAACAGTCCTTCGGGCAATTCCCCCGCGGCTGATGCTGAAGACGAAG ATTTCCAGCAGTTCATTGTCTCTGAAGAGGAGTTTCCCCCCGAGCAGCAGCATTATAAGCAGGAGTGGAGCCCCAGTCTGGGGAAATATAATTGGAACCCCATACAGATTAAAGAGGAACAGGGGGAATTCAGTATCATCCAGGAGGAGGAAGACTCTGTATTCACTCCTGCCTGGGTGAAAAGTGACTATGATCAGTACTCAACTCAGTCCTCACAAACCCAAAGTGAAGAATACAAAGACAGAATGGCCTCAACTGAACAGATCAAAGCAGAACCTAAGGAAGATGATTCCTCAGAGACAACCAGTGACTCTCATCCCCAGGGCAAATTAAAGAAGACATGGACAGAAAAAGGACAAAGCTTGAATGGTAGAAAATCCATGGATTTGAAATCACCAGTGCAAAGGAGTAGTCACACAGAAGATAAATCATTTTGCtgtagtgattgtggtgaatGTTTTGCTCAGATGGGAACACTGGATTCTCATATGAGGACCCACACACGGGATAAATCGTATCACTGTCAGGATTGTGACAAAGTATTCACTCGGATTGACTGCTTCAAATTGCACATGAAGgcccacacaggagagaaaccgcaTCGCTGTGGTGAATGTGGCAAATGTTTTTCTCAAGTTGGGTATCTGAACTATCACATAAAGactcacacaggggagaaacctcaTCGCTGTCATGATTGTGGCAAATGTTTCTTTCGAGTTGGTGAGCTGACACTTCATAGGAGGATTCACACAGGCGAGAAACCACATCGCTGCCAG ccaaacatgacgcagaaaacggaccgatttctcctgcacaaataa
- the LOC118363781 gene encoding zinc finger protein 570-like isoform X1 has protein sequence MSETSVLHQRISSVMDILASAAVTEICKLVEDCCGALSVEVFQSKEQIKMLEKQLSLTESRYRSVSGIEGQTSVTCGSSRTNSPSGNSPAADAEDEDFQQFIVSEEEFPPEQQHYKQEWSPSLGKYNWNPIQIKEEQGEFSIIQEEEDSVFTPAWVKSDYDQYSTQSSQTQSEEYKDRMASTEQIKAEPKEDDSSETTSDSHPQGKLKKTWTEKGQSLNGRKSMDLKSPVQRSSHTEDKSFCCSDCGECFAQMGTLDSHMRTHTRDKSYHCQDCDKVFTRIDCFKLHMKAHTGEKPHRCGECGKCFSQVGYLNYHIKTHTGEKPHRCHDCGKCFFRVGELTLHRRIHTGEKPHRCQVCGKCFARPSNLSSHIRIHTGEKSYSCHYCGKKFRHKGNLTTHMRIHTRKITLSL, from the exons ATGTCGGAGACGAGTGTTTTGCATCAACGGATAAGCTCCGTCATGGACATTCTAGCCTCCGCTGCCGTGACAGAGATTTGCAAATTAGTAGAGGATTGCTGTGGAGCGTTAAGTGTAGAAGTCTTTCAAAGCAAAGAGCAAATCAAAATGCTAGAGAAGCAACTAAGCCTGACTGAGTCGAGGTACAGGTCGGTGAGTGGCATAGAAGGGCAGACGTCTGTTACCTGTGGTTCATCAAGAACCAACAGTCCTTCGGGCAATTCCCCCGCGGCTGATGCTGAAGACGAAG ATTTCCAGCAGTTCATTGTCTCTGAAGAGGAGTTTCCCCCCGAGCAGCAGCATTATAAGCAGGAGTGGAGCCCCAGTCTGGGGAAATATAATTGGAACCCCATACAGATTAAAGAGGAACAGGGGGAATTCAGTATCATCCAGGAGGAGGAAGACTCTGTATTCACTCCTGCCTGGGTGAAAAGTGACTATGATCAGTACTCAACTCAGTCCTCACAAACCCAAAGTGAAGAATACAAAGACAGAATGGCCTCAACTGAACAGATCAAAGCAGAACCTAAGGAAGATGATTCCTCAGAGACAACCAGTGACTCTCATCCCCAGGGCAAATTAAAGAAGACATGGACAGAAAAAGGACAAAGCTTGAATGGTAGAAAATCCATGGATTTGAAATCACCAGTGCAAAGGAGTAGTCACACAGAAGATAAATCATTTTGCtgtagtgattgtggtgaatGTTTTGCTCAGATGGGAACACTGGATTCTCATATGAGGACCCACACACGGGATAAATCGTATCACTGTCAGGATTGTGACAAAGTATTCACTCGGATTGACTGCTTCAAATTGCACATGAAGgcccacacaggagagaaaccgcaTCGCTGTGGTGAATGTGGCAAATGTTTTTCTCAAGTTGGGTATCTGAACTATCACATAAAGactcacacaggggagaaacctcaTCGCTGTCATGATTGTGGCAAATGTTTCTTTCGAGTTGGTGAGCTGACACTTCATAGGAGGATTCACACAGGCGAGAAACCACATCGCTGCCAGGTCTGTGGCAAATGTTTTGCTCGTCCTAGTAATCTGAGTTCTCACATTAGgattcacacaggggagaaatctTATAGCTGTCATTATTGTGGCAAAAAATTTCGTCATAAAGGTAATCTGACAACACATATGAGGATTCACACGAGGAAAATCACATTGTCGCTATAG